One Benincasa hispida cultivar B227 chromosome 5, ASM972705v1, whole genome shotgun sequence genomic window carries:
- the LOC120078783 gene encoding uncharacterized protein LOC120078783 isoform X1: MSERAMELQSTAPVETATSSSFSDDTNPCPICLGLIIQPSYLDKCFHKFCYNCILQWTKVVSGKHSCMLSSIKCPLCKTESSSIIHGLDGHCLQRHYVNRDFQDSFILSKAHKYRLQCYYTEPGFLDDIFNVQRYWKLRKYLQANQWLEVWLKRELQALIQEEDIDIIMHHLLGFINSFFSRNEPRYQTETPELKRETFNRMVLDAAKPFLSARADRFVLELELFLASGLNIEAYDSVYLQRLGWNEPVVPIMAIKEDLGLKPVTPYLYIFEYDPDDD, from the exons ATGTCGGAAAGGGCCATGGAATTGCAAAGCACGGCGCCAGTGGAGACAGCGACGAGCAGTTCCTTTTCCGACGATACCAATCCTTGCCCGATCTGCCTCGGACTCATAATTCAACCTTCCTATCTCGACAAATGCTTTC ATAAATTTTGTTACAATTGCATTTTACAATGGACCAAAGTGGTTTCTGGGAAGCACTCCTGCATGCTCTCGTCCATTAAGTGTCCTTTATGCAAG ACAGAAAGTTCTTCTATAATACACGGATTAGATGGACACTGTCTCCAAAGACATTATGTTAATCGGGATTTTCAGGATAG CTTTATCTTATCAAAAGCTCACAAGTATAGATTACAGTGCTATTATACTGAACCAG GTTTCTTGGATGACATATTCAATGTACAGAGGTACTGGAAGTTACGGAAGTATCTCCAGGCAAACCAATGGCTTGAAGTTTGGTTGAAAAGGGAACTTCAAGCTTTGATTCAG GAAGAAGATATTGACATCATTATGCACCACCTACTTGGttttattaattcattttttagtAG AAATGAACCTAGGTATCAAACAGAAACGCCTGAACTGAAGAGGGAAACGTTTAACCGCATGGTCCTTGATGCAGCAAAGCCATTCCTGTCGGCAAGAGCAGACCGATTCGTGCTTGAGTTGGAGCTGTTTCTTGCTTCAGGTTTGAACATTGAAGCGTATGATTCGGTTTACTTGCAAAGGTTGGGTTGGAATGAGCCTGTAGTGCCGATCATGGCTATCAAAGAAGATCTTGGACTCAAACCTGTAACTCCATACTTGTATATCTTTGAATATGACCCTGATGATGATTAA
- the LOC120077429 gene encoding uncharacterized protein LOC120077429, which translates to MQPREYRERTILVVTLRSGKAAVEVRKEPSRIDSNAMESKKPLTQTELEKPKIMKPEDAITSKPPDHGTVKVQLPPFPQRLKKKQNNKGQYHRFLEILKQLHINIPFIEAIEQISVYAKFLKDMVSKKRSTGKFVMMALTQELNTIIPPKMHDPGSFTIPCSIGGIYIGQALYNLGASINLMPLSIFKQLNVGQLTPTTVTLQLVDRSLVHPEGKLKDVLMCTKEKSQ; encoded by the exons ATGCAACCCAGGGAATACAGGGAAAGAACAATCCTAGTAGTCACCCTGAGAAGTGGAAAGGCGGCGGTGGAAGTTAGGAAGGAGCCTAGTAGGATTGATTCAAATGCGATGGAATCAAAGAAACCGTTGACGCAAACTGAGTTAGAGAAGCCCAAGATTATGAAACCTGAAGATGCAATCACCTCTAAGCCTCCAGACCATGGAACAGTAAAAGTACAGCTACCTCCATTCCCtcaaagactgaaaaagaagcaaaacaatAAAGGTCAGTATCATCGCTTCTTGGAAATATTGAAacaactacacatcaatattccatttatagaagcgatagagcaaatATCGGTGTATGCcaagtttttgaaggatatGGTTTCAAAGAAGAGAAGCACAGGAAAATTCGTCATGATGGCACTAACACAAGAATTAAACACTATAATCCCACCTAAGATGCATGACCCAGGCAGCTTTACAATACCTTGCTCAATAGGAGGGATCTATATTGGTCAAGCATTATACAATCTTGGGGCAAGcataaacttaatgcccctgtcaatcttcaaacaattgaatgtaggACAGCTGACACCCACAACGGTGACTCTTCAGCTTGTAGATAGGTCCCTAGTACACCCTGAAGGAAAattgaaggatgtcttg atgtgcacaaaggagaaaTCACAATGA
- the LOC120078783 gene encoding uncharacterized protein LOC120078783 isoform X2, translating into MQESSSIIHGLDGHCLQRHYVNRDFQDSFILSKAHKYRLQCYYTEPGFLDDIFNVQRYWKLRKYLQANQWLEVWLKRELQALIQEEDIDIIMHHLLGFINSFFSRNEPRYQTETPELKRETFNRMVLDAAKPFLSARADRFVLELELFLASGLNIEAYDSVYLQRLGWNEPVVPIMAIKEDLGLKPVTPYLYIFEYDPDDD; encoded by the exons ATGCAAG AAAGTTCTTCTATAATACACGGATTAGATGGACACTGTCTCCAAAGACATTATGTTAATCGGGATTTTCAGGATAG CTTTATCTTATCAAAAGCTCACAAGTATAGATTACAGTGCTATTATACTGAACCAG GTTTCTTGGATGACATATTCAATGTACAGAGGTACTGGAAGTTACGGAAGTATCTCCAGGCAAACCAATGGCTTGAAGTTTGGTTGAAAAGGGAACTTCAAGCTTTGATTCAG GAAGAAGATATTGACATCATTATGCACCACCTACTTGGttttattaattcattttttagtAG AAATGAACCTAGGTATCAAACAGAAACGCCTGAACTGAAGAGGGAAACGTTTAACCGCATGGTCCTTGATGCAGCAAAGCCATTCCTGTCGGCAAGAGCAGACCGATTCGTGCTTGAGTTGGAGCTGTTTCTTGCTTCAGGTTTGAACATTGAAGCGTATGATTCGGTTTACTTGCAAAGGTTGGGTTGGAATGAGCCTGTAGTGCCGATCATGGCTATCAAAGAAGATCTTGGACTCAAACCTGTAACTCCATACTTGTATATCTTTGAATATGACCCTGATGATGATTAA